Proteins encoded in a region of the Strix aluco isolate bStrAlu1 chromosome 26, bStrAlu1.hap1, whole genome shotgun sequence genome:
- the CSF3R gene encoding granulocyte colony-stimulating factor receptor: MARRGARTPFLLWLSLLLLLRPGGTLGCASVVVGSPVVPLGSAVAASCTIQSKFCHGLEQGKVQITWMLDNEPVAGSQHRGPGGTEVSNLTLPQFNRTQAKLWCWVEWNGTRQRIGMAEIRAGYPPAKPFNLSCVLNLSDYGLTCQWDPGADSHLPTSIALKCAGSRAQAVTGCTPQGGHSRCTVPRRLLQLYRQMEIWVSTTNALGTAESEHLCIDPMDVAKLDPPALRSIQSIPFQTDCIALAWEVAPSNAHMELQCELRYRAPEDSAWALVTDIVGQAGTTQRCGFLFGTRYHFQMRCRRSLAQGYWSEWSPGRNYTTHEKAPTGKLDAWWSARPAGAGRLWEVQLRWKAPRRQEANGRVLGYRVTLSPRRRGRDPPTICNTTHTQCNFSAPAGTRRVYLSAYNAAGESAATEVVLLERKGQPLAGLRAVPGGERSLWVRWEAPPVPPVAYVLEWQRVPSEPEGCSICWQMEHDGAATAALIRDGIEPFQRYNISVYPLYKDTTGAPAHIAAYSKQKAPSYAPKLHLKSISKSDAELCWDPVPVEMQNGFITSYTIFWANSTAEVSSAAVNPSLSSFVIRELKPSTLYKVHIMASTAAGGTNGTSLTLVTTVLDDIEIQFLFLTLGLTFVLLILLLICFQKNGRVKQQFWPSVPDPANSSLGKWVPTELQQEPLQVPGVREPGLATISTVTVLERAAGKQPPTRGKEPATEPTGSLPALAQPYVRQEGPGTPDRGWAAAKTRQGPGGSGETVQYARVVGDGYKGQQHVRPRLYLRSSSTQPLLLDPSPSPKAYENLWFHGADPHGCLGDGGCPEDLPATFPLLQGLRISGAEELHDCRVF; this comes from the exons ATGGCCAGGCGCGGTGCCAGGACACCCTTCCTGCTGtggctctccctgctcctgctcctccgcCCAGGGG GGACCCTGGGCTGTGCCTCGGTGGTGGTGGGCTCACCCGTTGTGCCCCTGGGCTCGGCCGTTGCGGCGTCCTGCACCATCCAGAGCAAGTTCTGCCACGGCTTGGAGCAGGGGAAGGTTCAGATCACCTGGATGCTGGACAATGAGCCCGTGGCTGGGAGTCAGCACCGGGGCCCGGGGGGCACAGAGGTGTCCAACCTCACCCTGCCCCAGTTCAACCGCACGCAGGCCAAGCTGTGGTGCTGGGTGGAGTGGAACGGGACCAGGCAGCGCATTGGCATGGCCGAGATCAGGGCAGGCT ACCCGCCTGCAAAGCCCTTCAACCTCAGCTGCGTCCTGAACCTCAGCGACTACGGGCTGACGTGCCAGTGGGATCCGGGAGCTGACAGCCACCTCCCCACCAGCATCGCGCTGAAATGTGCCGG gagcagagcccaggcGGTGACAGGCTGCACCCCGCAAGGTGGCCACAGCCGCTGCACGGTGCCACGCCGGCTGCTCCAGCTCTACCGGCAAATGGAGATCTGGGTGTCCACCACCAACGCCCTGGGCACGGCCGAGTCGGAGCATCTCTGCATCGACCCCATGGATGTGG ccaAGCTGGACCCCCCGGCCCTGCGGAGCATCCAGTCCATCCCCTTCCAGACCGACTGCATCGCCCTGGCCTGGGAGGTGGCCCCCAGCAACGCGCACATGGAGCTGCAGTGCGAGCTGCGCTACCGGGCGCCCGAGGACTCGGCCTGGGCTCTG GTCACCGACATCGTTGGCCAGGCTGGCACCACGCAGCGCTGCGGCTTCCTCTTTGGCACGCGGTACCACTTCCAGATGCGGTGCCGACGGAGCTTGGCACAGGGCTACTGGAGCGAGTGGAGCCCAGGCAGGAACTACACCACCCATGAGAAAG CCCCCACGGGGAAGCTGGACGCGTGGTGGAGCGCTCGGCCGGCCGGGGCAGGCAGGCTGTGGGAGGTGCAGCTGCGCTGGAAG GCCCCACGGCGGCAGGAGGCGAATGGGCGAGTTCTGGGGTACCGTGTCACCCTGAGCCccaggaggaggggcagggacccccccaccaTCTGCAACACCACCCACACCCAGTGCAACTTCTCCGCGCCGGCGGGGACCAGGAGGGTCTATCTCTCAGCCTACAATGCCGCTGGCGAGTCGGCAGCGACAGAGGTCGTCCTCCTGGAGAGGAAAG ggcagcccctggcagggctCCGGGCCGTGCCCGGGGGCGAGCGCAGCCTCTGGGTGCGCTGGGAGGCCCCGCCGGTCCCCCCGGTTGCCTACGTGCTGGAGTGGCAGCGGGTGCCCTCGGAGCCCGAAGGCTGCAGCATCTGCTGGCAGATGGAGCATGACGGGGCTGCCACCGCAGCCCTCATCCGGG ATGGCATTGAGCCTTTCCAGCGGTACAACATCTCGGTGTACCCCCTCTACAAGGACACCACTGGGGCGCCCGCCCACATCGCAGCCTACTCTAAGCAGAAGG CACCGTCCTATGCCCCAAAGCTCCACCTGAAGAGCATCAGCAAGTCTGACGCCGAGCTGTGCTGGGACCCGGTGCCAGTGGAGATGCAGAACGGTTTTATCACCAGCTACACCATCTTCTGGGCCAACAGCACCGCAGAAGTGTCCA GCGCCGCTGTGAATCCCTCTCTCAGCTCCTTTGTCATCCGGGAGCTGAAGCCGTCGACCCTGTACAAAGTGCACATCATGGCGTCCACGGCCGCCGGTGGCACCAACGGCACCAGCCTGACCCTGGTGACCACGGTGCTCG ATGACATTGAAATCCAGTTCCTCTTCCTGACCCTGGGGCTGACCTTTGTCTTGCTCATACTTCTGCTCATCTGCTTCCAGAAGAACGGCCG GGTGAAGCAGCAGTTCTGGCCCAGCGTCCCCGACCCCGCCAACAGCAGCCTGGGCAAGTGGGTCCCGACAGAGCTCCAGCAG GAGCCTCTGCAGGTCCCCGGCGTGAGGGAGCCCGGCCTGGCCACCATTTCCACCGTCACAGTGCTCGAAAGGGCGGCGGGCAAGCAGCCGCCCACCCGGGGCAAGGAGCCCGCCACCGAGCCCACCggcagcctccctgccctcgcCCAGCCCTACGTGCGGCAGGAGGGCCCCGGCACGCCGGACCGTGGCTGGGCCGCAGCCAAGACGCGCCAGGGCCCCGGCGGGAGCGGGGAGACCGTGCAGTACGCGCGGGTGGTGGGCGACGGGTACAAGGGCCAGCAGCACGTCCGGCCGCGGCTCTACCTGCGCTCCAGCTCCACGCAGCCCCTGCTGCTcgaccccagccccagccccaaggCCTACGAGAACCTCTGGTTCCACGGGGCCGACCCCCACGGCTGCCTGGGGGACGGGGGCTGCCCCGAGGACCTGCCCGCCACCTTCCCCCTGCTGCAGGGCCTCCGCATCAGCGGGGCCGAGGAGCTCCACGACTGCCGGGTGTTTTAG
- the MRPS15 gene encoding small ribosomal subunit protein uS15m, producing MSVRQEQPEVPARRGPSAGTGRSTRSALDRLDALGARHARAKWRRPWRRGREGSAMLALRAALGRCLAGPARGGAAVLGSARGGDGAVCSPFIQAARWYARPVRRRKDIPSHLDDLPPTMLKKDYANVPIINSVDDVVKRLLSLEMASQKEKMKIKIQQLVEKVRRSPNDNGSSEVQVAVLTAKIRTYEEHLQRHPKDKNNRRRMLMAMDRRNKLLAYLRRVRYDTFENTCKQLNIQYSLPPPYCRRITKRWLVKKAFCIKVFQEVQKLKAPQRLKERRERQARARAAKEAAAQHEGTPV from the exons ATGTCTGTGCGGCAGGAGCAGCCCGAGGTGCCGGCGAGGCGCGGACCCTCCGCCGGGACCGGGCGCTCGACGCGCTCGGCGCTCGACAGGCTCGATGCGCTCGGCGCTCGACACGCTCGGGCAAAATGGCGGCGCCCATGGCGGCGGGGCCGTGAGGGCAGCGCTATGTTGGCGCTGAGGGCGGCGCTGGGCCGCTGCCTGGCGGGgccggcccgcggcggggccgctgTCCTGGGGAGCGCCCGCGGCGGTGACGGGGCCG TTTGCAGTCCCTTTATTCAGGCAGCCAGATGGTACGCCAGACCCGTGAGAAGGAGGAAAG ACATCCCCAGCCATTTGGATGATCTTCCTCCCACAATGCTGAAGAAAGATTATGCCAATGTCCCAATAATAAATAG TGTTGACGATGTAGTGAAAAGACTCTTGTCACTGGAAATGGCAAGCCAG AAggagaagatgaaaataaagataCAGCAGCTGGTGGAGAAGGTCAGGAGGTCTCCCAATGACAATGGGTCCTCTGAGGTGCAAG TTGCTGTGTTGACTGCCAAGATACGCACTTATGAGGAACATCTTCAGAGGCATCCCAAG GATAAAAATAACCGTCGTCGCATGCTGATGGCTATGGATCGCCGGAACAAACTCCTCGCGTATCTTCGCCGTGTCCGCTACGATACCTTTGAGAACACCTGCAAGCAGCTGAACATCCAGTACAGCCTACCCCCGCCCTACTGCAGGAGGATCACCAAGCGCTGGCTCGTGAAGAAGGCTTTCTGCATCAAG GTTTTTCAGGAGGTGCAGAAGCTGAAAGCGCCACAGAGGCTAAAAGAGAGAAGAGAACGGCAAGCAAGAGCGAGAGCCGCAAAGGAGGCGGCGGCACAGCACGAGGGGACGCCCGTGTAA
- the OSCP1 gene encoding protein OSCP1 isoform X1 — MSARALPLLFLNLGGEMLYILDQRLRAQSIPGEKARKDEWTDVDRKRVMNDIITTMFNKKFMEELFKPQELYSKKALRTVYDRLAHASIMRLNQASMDKLYDLMTMAFKYQVLLCPRPKDILLVTFNHLDAIKDFIRDAPGILNQVDETFRQLIETYSCLSAGEFQLIRQTLLIFFQDMHIRVSIFLKDKVQNSNGRFVLPISGPVPWGTEVPGLIRMFNHNGDEVKRTEFTTSGNYVAPQREGSFDLYGDRVLKLGTNMYSVSRPVETHMTGSSKNLASHAKENIVPNPLAKEELNFLARLLGGLEIKKPGGSETGFRLNLFTTDEEEEHAALTRPEELSYKVINIEATQEPGRRAELSRILGELEVPEPRPASAGKGEDLLALMDGL, encoded by the exons ATGTCGGCGCGGGCGCTGCCGCTGCTGTTCCTCAACCTGGGCGGGGAGATGCTCTACATCCTGGACCAGCGGCTCCGCGCCCAGAGCATCCCTGGAGAGAAGGCCCGCAAAG ATGAATGGACAGATGTGGACAGGAAACGAG TTATGAATGACATCATCACAACCATGTTCAATAAAAAATTTATGGAAGAGCTGTTTAAACCACAGGAACTCTATTCCAAGAAAGCTCTGCGGACGGTGTACGACCGGCTAGCTCATGCTTCGATCATGAGGCTGAACCAGGCCAGCATGGACAAG CTGTACGACCTTATGACTATGGCTTTCAAATACCAAGTGCTGCTGTGCCCTCGGCCCAAAGACATTCTGCTGGTCACGTTCAACCACCTGGACGCGATCAAGGATTTCATACGCGATGCCCCTGGCATTCTGAACCAGGTGGATGAAACTTTCCGACAGCTGATTGAA acctACAGCTGTCTCTCGGCTGGTGAATTTCAGCTCATCAGGCAAACGctcctcattttttttcaggacatgCACATAAGG GTCTCTATCTTTCTGAAGGATAAAGTGCAAAACTCCAATGGTCGCTTCGTGCTGCCAATATCGGGCCCTGTTCCTTGGGGTACAGAAGTCCCAGGACTCATCAG GATGTTTAATCACAATGGAGATGAAGTTAAAAGAACTGAATTCACCACTAGTGGAAATTATGTTGCTCCACAAAGGGAAGGATCTTTTGATCTTTATGGAGACAGAGTCCTCAAACTTGGAACAAATAT GTACAGTGTTAGTCGGCCAGTAGAGACACACATGACAGGATCATCCAAGAACTTGGCATCCCATGCCAAG GAGAACATAGTCCCTAACCCTCTTGCTAAAGAAGAACTGAACTTTTTGGCcaggctgctgggagggctggagATCAAGAAACCCGGTGGCAGTGAGACAGGATTTCGACTGAATTTGTTCACAACTGACGAGGAGGAAGA ACACGCTGCACTGACTAGACCAGAGGAATTATCTTACAAGGTCATCAACATAGAAGCCACACAG gagccggggcggcgggcggagcTCTCCCGTATCCTGGGGGAGCTGGAGGTGCCGGAGCCGCGGCCGGCGAGCGCCGGGAAGGGCGAGGACCTGCTGGCGCTGATGGACGGGCTCTGA
- the OSCP1 gene encoding protein OSCP1 isoform X2, producing MSARALPLLFLNLGGEMLYILDQRLRAQSIPGEKARKVMNDIITTMFNKKFMEELFKPQELYSKKALRTVYDRLAHASIMRLNQASMDKLYDLMTMAFKYQVLLCPRPKDILLVTFNHLDAIKDFIRDAPGILNQVDETFRQLIETYSCLSAGEFQLIRQTLLIFFQDMHIRVSIFLKDKVQNSNGRFVLPISGPVPWGTEVPGLIRMFNHNGDEVKRTEFTTSGNYVAPQREGSFDLYGDRVLKLGTNMYSVSRPVETHMTGSSKNLASHAKENIVPNPLAKEELNFLARLLGGLEIKKPGGSETGFRLNLFTTDEEEEHAALTRPEELSYKVINIEATQEPGRRAELSRILGELEVPEPRPASAGKGEDLLALMDGL from the exons ATGTCGGCGCGGGCGCTGCCGCTGCTGTTCCTCAACCTGGGCGGGGAGATGCTCTACATCCTGGACCAGCGGCTCCGCGCCCAGAGCATCCCTGGAGAGAAGGCCCGCAAAG TTATGAATGACATCATCACAACCATGTTCAATAAAAAATTTATGGAAGAGCTGTTTAAACCACAGGAACTCTATTCCAAGAAAGCTCTGCGGACGGTGTACGACCGGCTAGCTCATGCTTCGATCATGAGGCTGAACCAGGCCAGCATGGACAAG CTGTACGACCTTATGACTATGGCTTTCAAATACCAAGTGCTGCTGTGCCCTCGGCCCAAAGACATTCTGCTGGTCACGTTCAACCACCTGGACGCGATCAAGGATTTCATACGCGATGCCCCTGGCATTCTGAACCAGGTGGATGAAACTTTCCGACAGCTGATTGAA acctACAGCTGTCTCTCGGCTGGTGAATTTCAGCTCATCAGGCAAACGctcctcattttttttcaggacatgCACATAAGG GTCTCTATCTTTCTGAAGGATAAAGTGCAAAACTCCAATGGTCGCTTCGTGCTGCCAATATCGGGCCCTGTTCCTTGGGGTACAGAAGTCCCAGGACTCATCAG GATGTTTAATCACAATGGAGATGAAGTTAAAAGAACTGAATTCACCACTAGTGGAAATTATGTTGCTCCACAAAGGGAAGGATCTTTTGATCTTTATGGAGACAGAGTCCTCAAACTTGGAACAAATAT GTACAGTGTTAGTCGGCCAGTAGAGACACACATGACAGGATCATCCAAGAACTTGGCATCCCATGCCAAG GAGAACATAGTCCCTAACCCTCTTGCTAAAGAAGAACTGAACTTTTTGGCcaggctgctgggagggctggagATCAAGAAACCCGGTGGCAGTGAGACAGGATTTCGACTGAATTTGTTCACAACTGACGAGGAGGAAGA ACACGCTGCACTGACTAGACCAGAGGAATTATCTTACAAGGTCATCAACATAGAAGCCACACAG gagccggggcggcgggcggagcTCTCCCGTATCCTGGGGGAGCTGGAGGTGCCGGAGCCGCGGCCGGCGAGCGCCGGGAAGGGCGAGGACCTGCTGGCGCTGATGGACGGGCTCTGA
- the LSM10 gene encoding U7 snRNA-associated Sm-like protein LSm10 isoform X2 produces the protein MWVSVQGAVCVHASVRGAARRLPVPAAAAMEVSHSVKERTIAENSLVILLQGLRGHVATVDLRDESTATGRVTNVDAFMNVRLAEVTFTDRQGAVSRLDELFVTGRNVRYVHIPDEVDIRATIERQLQAIHRVRYFGGRDKGRKEFPRAKHK, from the exons ATGTGGGTGAGCGTGCAAGGG GCGGTGTGTGTCCACGCGAGCGTGCGGGGCGCAGCACGGCGTCTCCCTGTCCCCGCCGCAGCCGCCATGGAGGTCAGCCACTCGGTCAAGGAGCGCACCATCGCCGAGAACAGCCTGGTCATCCTGCTGCAGGGCCTGCGCGGCCACGTGGCCACCGTGGACCTGCGCGACGAGAGCACGGCCACCGGGCGCGTCACCAACGTGGACGCCTTCATGAACGTGCGGCTGGCCGAGGTGACCTTCACCGACAGGCAGGGTGCCGTGTCCCGCCTGGACGAGCTCTTCGTCACCGGCAGGAACGTCCGCTACGTCCACATCCCTGACGAGGTGGACATCAGGGCCACCATCGAGCGGCAGCTGCAGGCCATCCACAGGGTCCGCTACTTTGGCGGCCGCGACAAGGGCAGGAAGGAATTCCCTCGTGCCAAGCACAAGTGa
- the LSM10 gene encoding U7 snRNA-associated Sm-like protein LSm10 isoform X1: MHVHMSVQEAVCVHASVRGAARRLPVPAAAAMEVSHSVKERTIAENSLVILLQGLRGHVATVDLRDESTATGRVTNVDAFMNVRLAEVTFTDRQGAVSRLDELFVTGRNVRYVHIPDEVDIRATIERQLQAIHRVRYFGGRDKGRKEFPRAKHK, encoded by the coding sequence ATGCACGTTCACATGAGTGTGCAAGAGGCGGTGTGTGTCCACGCGAGCGTGCGGGGCGCAGCACGGCGTCTCCCTGTCCCCGCCGCAGCCGCCATGGAGGTCAGCCACTCGGTCAAGGAGCGCACCATCGCCGAGAACAGCCTGGTCATCCTGCTGCAGGGCCTGCGCGGCCACGTGGCCACCGTGGACCTGCGCGACGAGAGCACGGCCACCGGGCGCGTCACCAACGTGGACGCCTTCATGAACGTGCGGCTGGCCGAGGTGACCTTCACCGACAGGCAGGGTGCCGTGTCCCGCCTGGACGAGCTCTTCGTCACCGGCAGGAACGTCCGCTACGTCCACATCCCTGACGAGGTGGACATCAGGGCCACCATCGAGCGGCAGCTGCAGGCCATCCACAGGGTCCGCTACTTTGGCGGCCGCGACAAGGGCAGGAAGGAATTCCCTCGTGCCAAGCACAAGTGa
- the LSM10 gene encoding U7 snRNA-associated Sm-like protein LSm10 isoform X3, which yields MEVSHSVKERTIAENSLVILLQGLRGHVATVDLRDESTATGRVTNVDAFMNVRLAEVTFTDRQGAVSRLDELFVTGRNVRYVHIPDEVDIRATIERQLQAIHRVRYFGGRDKGRKEFPRAKHK from the coding sequence ATGGAGGTCAGCCACTCGGTCAAGGAGCGCACCATCGCCGAGAACAGCCTGGTCATCCTGCTGCAGGGCCTGCGCGGCCACGTGGCCACCGTGGACCTGCGCGACGAGAGCACGGCCACCGGGCGCGTCACCAACGTGGACGCCTTCATGAACGTGCGGCTGGCCGAGGTGACCTTCACCGACAGGCAGGGTGCCGTGTCCCGCCTGGACGAGCTCTTCGTCACCGGCAGGAACGTCCGCTACGTCCACATCCCTGACGAGGTGGACATCAGGGCCACCATCGAGCGGCAGCTGCAGGCCATCCACAGGGTCCGCTACTTTGGCGGCCGCGACAAGGGCAGGAAGGAATTCCCTCGTGCCAAGCACAAGTGa